The following coding sequences lie in one Capnocytophaga stomatis genomic window:
- a CDS encoding SusC/RagA family TonB-linked outer membrane protein has product MSKQLFWLLVCFFSTFSLVAQVTVTGKITDEANGPLPGANVLVKGTTHGVVSDFDGNYTIQANPGDVLEFSFIGFQTQTKKVAGGGKSLIINILLKEDTQQLEDVVVVGYGTQKKANLTGTVNTVKAEAIQGKATTSLTNALQGVAPGVTVISRPGDIGGDMGSVNIRGRGNLGTAAPLYVVDGVPVSAADFQRLYAGDIESISILKDAAASAIYGSRAAYGVFLVTTKKGKEGKASISYNGYYGFQSPTVLPKKLNAYDYATLLNEANINAGKNAIYNQAAMDRIVAQDSPDLYPNNDWYSLVFRKHIPIQEHNLSVSGGGKTRYFVSGTFYEQESVVKGRLLDRYSFRANTERDFTDKFTLGTNISYVRDDYKRDGNFSITDLDRMTPLTVARHTDGSWGTVTGGNQSTVLAENNPLRKIAEYGRHNYVTTRFNGSLNGVWKPLKGLSVTGQLSYRTVDKRETDFENKVEQLTGFISKKPLKGTDGQTVNKMTKTWEHVQNLISQVYANYDFSVENNNFSLMAGTQYEDYKYEWLRASRKDFPNNTLNSINAGSGKAENLGNDGSIQERVFLSYFGRFKYNYDGKYLFEANVRADQSSQFPKDNRLGVFPSFSAAYRISQEEFMKNIEWLSDLKLRASWGKLGNVDNVGYYDYYDALGVGSAYIIDGVKADGAWPSIQVNKNLTWETVTMTNLGIDASFFKNSLNVQLDVFDKLTSNILLKMPQPYELGLVTNRNYDERAAKNAGKVSNKGVEALVSYKGEVGDFKYGISANVSKIWNKVVDLNGQDNQIDGNFILKEGEAIGSFFGYKALGLFKDAEEVKNHVKQSANTAAGDIKYADVDGNAKLDANDRTILGNDVPYFTYGLGFDVSYKGFDLSVQGQGVRDVMVYLSGEASQAFFNGAGAKEYHLGRWTPQNPDPNANYPRLLITSANAHNSIASSFWLYDADYFRIKSIILGYTMPQDVSKYMGCQKVRFYLSGTNLLTFRADKRMKDFDPEAPSARGTYPNMKNITFGVNVSF; this is encoded by the coding sequence ATGTCAAAACAATTATTTTGGTTACTTGTTTGCTTCTTTTCGACCTTTTCGTTGGTGGCACAAGTGACTGTAACTGGTAAAATTACCGATGAAGCTAATGGTCCGTTGCCAGGAGCCAATGTTCTGGTAAAAGGAACTACGCACGGAGTTGTTTCCGATTTTGACGGGAACTATACGATTCAAGCCAATCCAGGAGATGTGCTTGAATTTTCATTTATTGGATTTCAAACCCAAACTAAAAAAGTAGCGGGGGGGGGTAAATCACTGATAATCAATATTTTACTAAAAGAGGATACACAGCAGCTGGAGGACGTAGTTGTAGTAGGTTACGGAACTCAGAAAAAAGCGAATCTTACCGGAACGGTTAATACCGTTAAAGCAGAGGCTATTCAAGGAAAAGCAACCACGTCATTAACCAATGCATTACAAGGGGTTGCTCCAGGGGTGACTGTTATTTCTCGTCCGGGCGATATCGGAGGAGATATGGGTAGTGTTAATATCAGAGGTAGAGGAAATCTTGGTACAGCGGCTCCTCTCTATGTGGTTGATGGAGTACCAGTAAGTGCAGCAGATTTTCAGCGTCTTTACGCAGGTGATATTGAAAGTATCAGTATATTAAAGGATGCTGCTGCTTCTGCTATTTATGGTTCACGTGCTGCTTATGGAGTTTTCTTGGTAACAACTAAAAAAGGCAAAGAAGGAAAAGCCAGTATTTCTTACAACGGATATTATGGTTTCCAATCTCCCACTGTTCTTCCTAAAAAATTAAATGCGTACGATTATGCTACACTTTTAAATGAAGCTAACATAAACGCAGGTAAAAACGCCATTTACAATCAAGCTGCGATGGACAGAATCGTAGCACAGGATTCACCCGACTTATATCCTAATAATGATTGGTATTCATTGGTTTTCAGAAAACATATTCCCATTCAAGAACATAATTTGAGTGTTTCCGGAGGAGGAAAAACACGTTATTTCGTCAGCGGAACATTCTATGAGCAAGAATCCGTGGTGAAAGGACGTTTGTTAGACAGATACAGCTTCAGAGCCAATACCGAGCGTGATTTTACGGATAAATTTACTTTGGGAACGAATATTTCATATGTTCGTGATGACTATAAACGAGATGGAAATTTCTCAATTACCGACTTAGACCGAATGACACCATTAACTGTGGCACGTCACACTGACGGTAGTTGGGGAACCGTAACTGGTGGTAACCAAAGTACAGTTCTGGCAGAGAATAACCCACTTCGAAAAATTGCGGAATATGGAAGGCATAATTATGTTACAACACGTTTTAATGGTTCATTAAATGGAGTCTGGAAACCGCTGAAAGGGCTAAGTGTAACCGGGCAACTTTCGTATAGAACAGTTGATAAAAGAGAAACTGATTTTGAGAACAAAGTAGAGCAACTTACAGGTTTTATTTCCAAAAAACCTTTAAAAGGTACAGATGGGCAAACTGTTAATAAAATGACTAAGACTTGGGAACACGTGCAAAATCTTATTTCTCAAGTATATGCTAATTATGATTTTTCAGTTGAAAATAATAACTTCTCGTTGATGGCAGGAACACAGTACGAGGATTATAAGTACGAGTGGCTTCGTGCTTCAAGAAAAGATTTTCCTAATAATACTTTAAACTCAATAAATGCAGGTTCTGGAAAGGCTGAGAATTTAGGTAATGATGGTTCCATACAAGAACGAGTGTTTCTGTCTTATTTCGGTAGATTCAAGTATAATTATGATGGAAAATATTTATTTGAGGCTAACGTACGTGCTGACCAATCGTCACAATTTCCCAAAGATAATAGATTAGGCGTTTTCCCTTCGTTTTCTGCAGCGTATCGTATCAGCCAGGAAGAGTTTATGAAAAATATTGAATGGCTTTCCGACTTAAAATTACGTGCTTCGTGGGGTAAATTAGGAAATGTGGACAACGTTGGCTATTACGACTATTATGATGCCCTTGGGGTTGGGTCTGCGTATATTATTGATGGTGTCAAAGCTGATGGGGCTTGGCCTTCAATCCAAGTTAATAAAAATTTAACTTGGGAAACTGTTACAATGACTAATTTAGGGATTGATGCTTCATTTTTCAAAAACTCATTAAATGTTCAGTTAGACGTTTTTGATAAGTTAACATCAAACATCTTATTGAAAATGCCACAACCTTATGAATTAGGATTGGTTACTAATAGGAATTATGACGAAAGAGCAGCTAAAAATGCTGGAAAGGTTTCAAATAAAGGTGTTGAAGCTCTTGTTTCCTATAAGGGAGAAGTGGGAGATTTCAAATATGGTATTTCTGCTAATGTATCTAAAATTTGGAACAAGGTTGTGGACTTGAACGGACAGGACAATCAAATAGATGGTAACTTTATTTTGAAAGAAGGGGAAGCTATTGGTTCTTTCTTTGGTTATAAGGCTCTTGGACTGTTCAAAGACGCGGAAGAAGTTAAAAATCACGTGAAACAAAGTGCCAATACCGCTGCCGGAGATATTAAATATGCTGATGTTGACGGGAATGCCAAATTAGATGCCAATGACCGTACTATTTTAGGGAATGATGTTCCTTACTTTACGTATGGCTTAGGTTTTGATGTTTCGTACAAAGGTTTTGATCTTTCCGTACAAGGACAAGGTGTAAGAGATGTAATGGTTTATTTGTCAGGTGAGGCATCACAAGCATTCTTCAATGGGGCTGGTGCTAAAGAATATCACTTAGGTCGTTGGACACCGCAAAATCCTGATCCTAACGCAAATTATCCTCGATTGTTGATAACATCAGCTAATGCACACAATTCCATAGCCTCTTCTTTTTGGTTATATGATGCTGATTATTTCCGCATAAAAAGCATTATTTTGGGGTATACAATGCCGCAAGACGTTAGTAAGTATATGGGATGCCAAAAGGTAAGATTTTACCTTTCAGGAACAAACTTATTAACATTCAGAGCCGATAAACGTATGAAAGATTTTGATCCTGAGGCTCCTTCTGCCAGAGGAACATATCCTAATATGAAAAATATTACTTTTGGAGTAAACGTATCATTTTAA
- a CDS encoding RagB/SusD family nutrient uptake outer membrane protein, which produces MKTKYIIPFFIALLFVGCDLDREPQDKIFSDSFWKTENDVTRALMGCYAHIPASVYNAYLDGYADNSYCQYPWESKATVISAGDITDNEDFGYGFVGLRRFNYFLENVDKAPISETLKKQTKAEVRTLRAWFYFNLASRFGDVPLIKTYITETEEGQIAPTSEKEVINFVISELEQSIPDLPTNPSVKSRLGQAAAYAVKARVHLFYGQYPQVVEATQAIMGMGYDLFKIKSDLGSEQDDYSKFIDFTNDEHKQKFYSGLRSYEKLFWDENKGNVEVIFNQEFIEDSFNYISLYLLSSNAGGGWSSITPTVDLVNAYWKSDGTTFTPPSAEQRKANYNDGKYKPEYLDEFKNRDTRLYATILYPGAIWKANLGDDTFVWQNNGKASNTSKTGYNYRKMVDPNGEDIYRKVNDFPLIRYAEVLLMYAEAQNEVAGADATVYEALHKIRERVGMPDVAAGLSKEEMREVIRNERRIELACEGHRWNDIRRWGISSQVMKDIYSIHGELAQKRRWEDKFMRMPYPISAIDRNPKLKDAQKAKGY; this is translated from the coding sequence ATGAAAACGAAATATATAATACCATTTTTTATAGCCCTACTTTTTGTAGGATGTGATTTGGATAGAGAACCTCAAGATAAAATTTTTTCAGACAGTTTCTGGAAAACAGAAAATGATGTTACTCGAGCTTTGATGGGATGTTATGCACATATTCCTGCCAGTGTATATAACGCATATCTAGATGGATATGCCGATAATAGTTACTGTCAATATCCTTGGGAAAGTAAAGCTACTGTAATTTCTGCAGGAGATATTACTGATAATGAGGATTTTGGTTATGGTTTTGTAGGTCTTCGTCGTTTTAACTATTTTTTAGAAAATGTTGATAAAGCCCCTATCTCAGAAACTTTGAAAAAGCAAACTAAAGCCGAAGTTCGCACTCTTAGAGCTTGGTTTTATTTCAATTTGGCGTCTCGATTTGGTGATGTTCCTTTAATTAAAACATATATTACCGAAACGGAAGAAGGACAAATAGCACCTACTTCAGAGAAAGAAGTCATTAACTTTGTTATAAGTGAGTTAGAACAGAGTATTCCTGACTTGCCAACGAACCCTTCTGTGAAAAGTCGTTTGGGTCAAGCAGCTGCCTATGCAGTAAAAGCCCGTGTGCATTTATTTTACGGTCAGTATCCTCAGGTTGTAGAAGCAACTCAAGCCATTATGGGTATGGGATATGATTTGTTTAAAATAAAGTCAGATTTAGGTAGTGAACAAGACGATTATTCTAAATTTATAGATTTTACAAACGACGAACATAAACAAAAATTTTATAGCGGTCTCCGTAGTTATGAAAAATTGTTTTGGGACGAAAATAAGGGTAATGTTGAGGTTATTTTTAATCAAGAGTTTATAGAGGATAGTTTCAACTATATAAGTTTGTACTTATTGTCAAGTAATGCTGGGGGAGGTTGGAGTTCAATAACTCCTACCGTAGATTTGGTAAATGCTTATTGGAAGTCAGATGGAACTACTTTTACGCCTCCATCAGCAGAACAACGTAAAGCCAATTACAATGATGGTAAGTACAAGCCTGAGTATTTAGATGAATTCAAAAATCGTGATACTCGTTTGTATGCAACAATTCTGTACCCTGGTGCCATTTGGAAGGCTAATTTAGGAGATGATACTTTCGTTTGGCAGAATAACGGTAAGGCTAGTAATACTTCTAAAACAGGATATAACTATCGTAAAATGGTTGATCCTAATGGGGAGGATATATACAGAAAAGTGAATGATTTTCCACTTATTCGTTATGCTGAGGTTTTACTAATGTATGCAGAAGCTCAAAACGAAGTAGCTGGTGCTGACGCTACGGTCTATGAAGCTTTGCATAAGATCAGAGAACGTGTGGGAATGCCCGATGTAGCCGCAGGACTTTCAAAAGAGGAAATGCGTGAGGTTATTCGTAATGAACGCCGAATTGAGTTAGCTTGCGAAGGACATCGTTGGAACGATATCCGTCGTTGGGGAATTTCATCTCAAGTAATGAAAGATATTTACAGTATTCACGGTGAGTTAGCTCAGAAACGTCGTTGGGAAGATAAATTTATGCGTATGCCTTATCCGATTTCTGCAATTGACAGAAATCCTAAACTCAAAGATGCTCAAAAAGCAAAAGGATATTAA